A stretch of the uncultured Fusobacterium sp. genome encodes the following:
- a CDS encoding ATPase, with protein MEQIKSIFKRAGIAAAIILIYGIVIKNEYVYIGMFSGSVMSIIMFYMICMDIKSIAASESVSRKRGFIGYAKRYLVYGVYLGAMAKFFGLPMLLSSAIGLLNVKVIILLMTLSENIGRLRDKFLR; from the coding sequence TTTAAAAGAGCTGGAATAGCAGCTGCAATTATATTGATCTATGGAATTGTAATTAAAAATGAGTATGTATATATAGGTATGTTTTCAGGGTCTGTAATGTCTATCATCATGTTTTATATGATATGTATGGATATAAAATCTATAGCAGCGTCAGAATCAGTTTCTCGTAAAAGAGGATTTATAGGATATGCAAAGAGATATTTAGTTTATGGAGTATATCTTGGAGCAATGGCAAAATTTTTTGGATTGCCAATGTTATTAAGTTCAGCAATAGGGTTATTAAATGTAAAAGTAATAATACTTTTAATGACTCTTTCTGAAAATATAGGGAGGCTTAGAGATAAGTTTCTTAGATAA
- the atpB gene encoding F0F1 ATP synthase subunit A codes for MRLGAIEFVAPPLVEGPRIVFFIPLPEALHKIPFAMEMANGQYGLPVSITVVTTWFIILALFLIFKCGTKRLELIPGKLQILLESVYEFLDGIVEQMLGSWKKKYFSYISTLFLFIFLSNIVSFFPIPWYSVDGGAISFAPAFRAPTADLNTTVGLALLTTFAFLKASIKTNGIGGYLKGFAQPIPVMLPLNIIGELAKPVNISVRLFGNMFAGGVIMGLLYMAVPWGIPAPLHLYFDLFMGLVQSFVFIMLSMVYIQGALGDSEYVEN; via the coding sequence ATGAGATTAGGAGCAATAGAGTTCGTCGCCCCACCTCTAGTAGAAGGACCTAGAATTGTATTTTTTATTCCTTTGCCAGAAGCACTTCATAAGATACCTTTTGCAATGGAAATGGCTAATGGTCAATATGGACTACCTGTTTCAATAACAGTTGTAACAACTTGGTTTATTATTCTAGCACTCTTTCTTATATTTAAATGTGGGACTAAAAGGTTAGAACTTATACCTGGGAAACTTCAAATACTGTTAGAAAGTGTTTATGAATTTCTTGATGGAATTGTAGAGCAGATGCTTGGTTCATGGAAAAAGAAGTATTTTTCATATATATCAACACTTTTTCTATTTATATTTTTATCAAATATAGTGTCATTCTTCCCAATTCCTTGGTATTCAGTAGATGGAGGAGCAATTTCTTTTGCACCAGCTTTTAGAGCACCTACAGCTGATCTAAACACAACAGTTGGACTAGCACTATTGACAACATTTGCTTTCTTAAAGGCAAGTATTAAAACAAATGGTATTGGAGGCTACCTAAAAGGATTTGCACAACCTATACCTGTTATGCTACCTCTAAATATAATCGGAGAATTAGCAAAACCAGTAAACATATCTGTCAGACTTTTTGGTAATATGTTCGCTGGAGGAGTTATCATGGGACTTTTATATATGGCAGTACCATGGGGAATTCCGGCACCTTTACATCTGTACTTTGACCTATTCATGGGACTTGTACAAAGTTTTGTATTTATTATGTTAAGTATGGTATATATTCAAGGAGCTTTAGGCGACAGTGAGTATGTAGAAAATTAA
- the atpE gene encoding ATP synthase F0 subunit C, producing MNEMLLAKTIVLAASAVGAGCAMIAGLGPGIGEGYAAGKAVEAVARQPEAKGNIISTMILGQAVSESTGIYSLVIALILLYANPFIGMLG from the coding sequence ATGAATGAAATGTTATTAGCAAAAACAATAGTATTAGCAGCGTCAGCAGTTGGTGCAGGATGTGCAATGATCGCAGGATTAGGACCAGGGATTGGAGAAGGTTATGCAGCAGGTAAAGCAGTAGAAGCAGTAGCTAGACAACCAGAAGCTAAAGGAAACATCATTTCAACAATGATCCTAGGACAAGCAGTATCAGAATCAACAGGGATTTACTCTCTAGTTATAGCTCTAATTCTACTTTATGCAAACCCTTTCATTGGAATGTTAGGATAA
- the atpF gene encoding F0F1 ATP synthase subunit B: MATQLMPVVSIDVNMFWQIINFFILVFVFNKWFKKPLGKMIESRKAKITSDLQEATENKKIAAELQKEAETILKNAKFEANEILKKAEHKADERREAILSEAKDQREKILKSAELEAIKMKADARKDLEEEVKDLAIKLAEKLIQQKMDSKIESTLIDEFIEEVGEER, encoded by the coding sequence TTGGCGACACAACTTATGCCAGTAGTATCGATTGATGTAAATATGTTCTGGCAAATAATAAACTTTTTTATACTTGTTTTTGTGTTTAATAAATGGTTTAAAAAACCTTTAGGTAAAATGATAGAAAGCAGAAAAGCAAAGATAACAAGCGACTTACAAGAAGCTACAGAAAATAAAAAGATAGCAGCAGAACTTCAGAAAGAAGCAGAAACTATTTTAAAAAATGCTAAATTTGAAGCTAATGAAATTTTAAAGAAAGCTGAACATAAAGCTGACGAAAGAAGAGAAGCTATTTTAAGTGAGGCTAAAGATCAAAGAGAAAAAATTCTTAAATCAGCAGAGCTTGAAGCTATAAAAATGAAAGCTGATGCAAGAAAAGATCTTGAAGAGGAAGTTAAAGATTTAGCAATCAAATTAGCTGAAAAATTAATACAACAAAAAATGGATTCAAAAATCGAGTCTACCTTAATAGATGAATTTATTGAAGAGGTAGGGGAAGAAAGATGA
- the atpH gene encoding ATP synthase F1 subunit delta, translating to MIDNQVGRRYAEAIYEIAESADKIKDIYENLNTLMELYKNDNEFKTFITHPLIDIDEKKKVITEIFKEADEETLNTIFYILDKKRIGNIRNIVAEYLKIYYEKNQILDVEATFAVEPSEEQKQKLIDKLTKKTGKNINLTVKVDRSILGGGIIKIGDQVTDGSIRKELNALKRK from the coding sequence ATGATAGATAACCAAGTAGGAAGAAGATATGCTGAGGCTATCTATGAAATCGCTGAATCTGCTGATAAAATAAAAGATATATATGAAAATTTAAATACTCTTATGGAGCTTTATAAAAATGATAATGAGTTTAAAACTTTTATAACTCATCCATTAATTGATATTGATGAGAAGAAAAAAGTTATAACAGAGATCTTTAAAGAAGCTGATGAAGAGACATTAAATACAATATTCTATATTCTTGATAAAAAAAGAATAGGGAATATAAGAAATATAGTAGCTGAATATTTAAAAATCTACTATGAGAAAAATCAAATACTTGATGTAGAAGCAACTTTTGCTGTGGAACCAAGTGAAGAACAAAAACAAAAATTAATTGATAAATTAACTAAGAAAACTGGAAAAAATATTAACCTTACAGTAAAAGTAGATAGATCTATACTTGGAGGAGGAATCATTAAGATTGGAGACCAAGTAACAGATGGATCTATACGTAAAGAGTTAAATGCATTAAAAAGAAAATAA